Genomic DNA from Deinococcus aquiradiocola:
AGAAGGCCGACCCGCAGGTGCGCCTCGCGGCGGACGCCTTCGTGCAGCAGGTCTGCAAGGCGCTCGGCGCGTACAGTGCCGCGCTGCCGGGCCGCCCGGACGCGCTCGCCATCTCGGGCGGCATCGCGCGCTGGCAGAGCCTCATCGACCGCATCGAGCGCCGCGTCGCGTGGATCGCGCCCCTGACCGTCATCCCCGGCGAACTGGAACTCGAAGCGCTCGCCGAAGGTGCGGGCCGCGTCCTGCTGGGCCTGGAGGAAGCGCAGGAATGGCAGGACCCCGCCCGCCTCGCCGTGCAGCCCGCCGGGCCGGAGCCGCACCCCGACCAGCCCACCCCAGACCGGCCCTGAACCCGCCACCCGGCTCCGGCCCGTCCGGGCGCGGCCTTCACGCCCGCCCGCTATCATGCGCCCCATGCAGCGCCCCCCCTTCTCGGCCCTCGCGGGCGTGTACGACGCCATCATGGCCGACATCGAATACGGCGACTGGGCGGACTTCGTGCTCGACTACGCCCGCGACCGCGACCTCACGCCCGCCACGGCCCTCGACCTGGCGTGCGGGACGGGCGCCCTCACCGCCGAACTCCAGCGGCGCGGCCTGAACGTCACGGGCCTCGACTACAGCGCCGACATGCTCAACGTCGCCCGCGCCCGCCTGCCCGGCACGCCCTTCGTGCAGGGCGACCTGCGCGACTTCGACCTGCACGCCCGCTACGACCTCGTCACCTGCGTCTTCGACAGCCTCAACAACCTCACCGAGCCCACCGACCTGCAGGCCGCCCTGACACGCATGACCGCGCACCTGAACCCCGGCGGCCTCCTCGCCTTCGACGTGAACACCCGCGTCGGCGTGCGCGACCTGTGGGAAGGCGAAGTCATGGAGGGCCTCGCGCCCATGACGGACGGCCGCGAAGTGCACTACCACTGGTCGCACCACTACGACCCCGACACGCAGCTCGGCACGGTCCAGGCCATCTGCCGCGTCGAGGACGAGGAATTCATCGAGCTGCACACCGAACGCGGCTACGACGCCGCCGACCTCGAACCGATGCTGCGCGCCGCCGGGCTGCACAGCTGGGAATTCTGCGAGTACCCCGACTACGCCGAACCGTGGCCCGACACGCCGCGCATCTGGGTGTTCGCCCGCACCGCAGGCGGAGCCGCGTGAACACCGCACCGGACACGCCCGTCCCCGTGCTCGGCGCGGGCGGCTGGGGCACCGCGCTCGCCGCGACACTCGCCCGGCACGGCCGCCCCAGCACCCTCTGGGCGCGGCGCGAGGAGGTCGCCCGCACGCTCGCGCAGGACCGCGAGAACCGCGACTACCTGCCCGGCGTGCCCCTCCCGCAGGCCGTGCACGTCACCGCCGACCTGCACGCCGCCGTGCACGGCCGCGACTGGGCCCTCCTGACCGTGCCCAGCGTCGGCATTCCCGACCTGCTGCACGCCCTCCCGCGCGACCTGGGCGTCGTGCTGTGCGCCAAGGGCCTCGCGCCGGACGGCGACCGCCTGAGCCTCCTCGCGGGCCGCCTGGGCTTCACGCGCGTCGCCGTGCTCAGCGGCCCCAACCACGCTGAGGAGATCGGACGCGGCCTGCCCGCCGCGACCGTCGTCGCCAGCAGCGACCCCACCCTGAGCGCCACCGTGCAGGACGCCCTCATGACGCCCGCCCTGCGCGTGTACACCAGCCGCGACCTGAGCGGCGTCGAACTCGGCGGCGTCCTCAAGAACGTCATCGCGCTCGCCGCCGGACTCATCGACGGCCTCGAACTCGGCGACAACGCCAAGGCCGCCCTCATCACGCGCGGCCTGCGCGAGATGGGCCAGTACCTCGCGTCACAGGGCGCCGAGGAAGGCACCGTGTACGGCCTGTCGGGCCTCGGGGACCTCGTCGCGACCGCCGGGAGCCGCCACTCCCGCAACCGCGCCGCCGGAGAGGCCATCGGGCGCGGCCAGAGCGCCAGCCAGGGCGGCAAGGTCGTGGAAGGCGTCCGCACCGCCGGCCTGCTGAGCGCCTGGGCCGAAGCGCACGGGCAGGACCTGCCCATCGTGCGCGCCGTCGCCCGCGTCGTGTCCGGCGAGTGGACGCCCCGCCAGGGCGTGCAGGAACTCATGGGAAGGCAGGCCAGAAGCGAATAGGAGTGGCCCCGGACCCTCCGGTCACTCCGACCTCACGTGACGCCCGCCGGGGCCTGGGGCGCTCAGTCGAGCAGCGCGTCCCGCGCTTCCTGCACCTCGTTCCAAGGAATCGTCTCGTGCAGGCGCTCCAGCGTCTCCTCCGGGCCTTTCCCGGCGAGCAGGACCGTGTCGCCGGGCCGGGCGAGGCGCACGG
This window encodes:
- a CDS encoding class I SAM-dependent DNA methyltransferase; this translates as MQRPPFSALAGVYDAIMADIEYGDWADFVLDYARDRDLTPATALDLACGTGALTAELQRRGLNVTGLDYSADMLNVARARLPGTPFVQGDLRDFDLHARYDLVTCVFDSLNNLTEPTDLQAALTRMTAHLNPGGLLAFDVNTRVGVRDLWEGEVMEGLAPMTDGREVHYHWSHHYDPDTQLGTVQAICRVEDEEFIELHTERGYDAADLEPMLRAAGLHSWEFCEYPDYAEPWPDTPRIWVFARTAGGAA
- a CDS encoding NAD(P)H-dependent glycerol-3-phosphate dehydrogenase, with product MNTAPDTPVPVLGAGGWGTALAATLARHGRPSTLWARREEVARTLAQDRENRDYLPGVPLPQAVHVTADLHAAVHGRDWALLTVPSVGIPDLLHALPRDLGVVLCAKGLAPDGDRLSLLAGRLGFTRVAVLSGPNHAEEIGRGLPAATVVASSDPTLSATVQDALMTPALRVYTSRDLSGVELGGVLKNVIALAAGLIDGLELGDNAKAALITRGLREMGQYLASQGAEEGTVYGLSGLGDLVATAGSRHSRNRAAGEAIGRGQSASQGGKVVEGVRTAGLLSAWAEAHGQDLPIVRAVARVVSGEWTPRQGVQELMGRQARSE